A portion of the Archocentrus centrarchus isolate MPI-CPG fArcCen1 chromosome 19, fArcCen1, whole genome shotgun sequence genome contains these proteins:
- the LOC115797954 gene encoding gastrula zinc finger protein XlCGF57.1-like yields MKEVDYYQQQSKESLDFEEKPEIKALGVHQEQDAAINQIADVPQLWVIKKEVPPEWSQTLEQQDPNFFHIKVEQEETWSNEEENQPNSLERADTTRFPVTGVAVKTEDDDDEKPQLSELHQSQIEIKKLEEPPIISSVNHTTIEAVGEDCGGPETATNSDPHSDSEPNTEEKASGTFEAEVSIDSDNHDDDADDDDEWQESLSDSGPETKNSDSDWNVSSINPAKKSFGCSECGKKFLYKQSLQKHMTNHSGKTSSSHLKKKFVRVKQKLDSQMSAEKGEKQFVCNDCGHRFRHRFNLRRHMRVHTGENPFSCDICARRFKQQCSLKRHLRRHKGEKSFNCDVCGKRFNVRDDLRQHMKCHTGEKPFGCQLCSKTYRDQCGLKRHMIVHSGERPFHCDICGKTFNEKKSLSKHAIIHTEEKPFSCNVCGKRFRHQCNVKTHIRVHTGERPFGCDVCGKNFNQQTILNKHQTVHTEEKQSSPKRCEHELKAQTEEKPFSCDVCGKRFGQKCNLKSHMRVHTGEKPFSCGDCSKSFSHKCQLKAHMRIHTGEKPFCCVSCGRNFRHQSSLNTHMRVHTGEKPFGCDMCEWKFSQKVLLQRHMKAHTETNPI; encoded by the exons ATGAAGGAAGTGGATTATTATCAGCAGCAGAGCAAAGAAAGCCTGGATTTTGAAGAAAAACCGGAGATTAAAGCCCTCGGAGTCCATCAGGAGCAGGATGCTGCTATAAATCAAATCGCTG ATGTCCCACAGCTGTGGGTGATTAAAAAAGAAGTTCCTCCTGAATGGAGCCAAACTCTGGAACAGCAGGACCCAAACTTCTTCCACATAAAGGTAGAACAGGAGGAAACCTGGAGTAATGAGGAGGAAAACCAACCTAATAGTCTTGAGAGGGCGGACACCACAAGGTTCCCAGTCACTGGTGTTGCTGTAAAgactgaagatgatgatgatgagaaacCTCAGCTGTCAGAGCTGCATCAGAGccaaattgaaataaaaaaactggAAGAGCCTCCAATCATCAGCTCAGTTAATCACACAACAATAGAAGCCGTTGGAGAGGACTGTGGAGGACCAGAAACAGCCACAAACTCAGATCCACACAGTGATTCAGAGccaaacactgaggaaaaagCTTCAGGCACTTTTGAAGCTGAAGTTAGTATTGACAGTGACAaccatgatgatgatgctgatgatgatgatgaatggcAGGAATCTTTGTCAGATTCTGGACCTGAAACTAAAAACAGTGACAGTGATTGGAATGTTTCAAGTATAAATCCAGCCAAAAAATCATTTGGTTGCTCTGAGTGTGGTAAAAAATTTCTCTACAAGCAGTCTCTCCAGAAACATATGACAAATCATTCAGGAAAAACATCTTCCAGCCATCTTAAGAAGAAATTTGTCAGAGTGAAACAGAAACTAGATTCACAGATGAGTGCTGAGAAAGGAGAGAAACAATTCGTCTGTAATGACTGTGGACACAGATTTAGACATCGCTTTAATCTCAGAAGACACAtgagagtccacacaggagagaatcCATTTAGTTGTGATATTTGTGCTAGAAGATTTAAACAGCAGTGTAGTCTGAAAAGACACTTAAGACGCCACAAAGGAGAGAAATCATTTAATTGCGATGTTTGTGGTAAAAGATTTAATGTAAGGGATGATCTCAGGCAGCACATGAAAtgtcacacaggagagaaaccatttgGCTGTCAACTTTGTAGCAAAACATATAGAGATCAGTGTGGACTTAAGAGGCACATGATAGTCCATTCAGGAGAACGACCATTTCATTGTGATATTTGTGGCAAAACATTTAATGAGAAAAAATCACTTAGTAAGCATGCAATAATCCACACAGAAGAGAAGCCATTTAGTTGTAACGTCTGTGGTAAAAGATTTAGACATCAGTGTAATGTTAAAACACACATtagagtccacacaggagagagaccATTTGGTTGTGATGTGTGTGGTAAAAATTTTAACCAACAGACAATTCTTAATAAACACCAAACAGTCCACACTGAAGAGAAACAATCCAGTCCAAAAAGATGCGAACATGAGCTtaaagcccaaacagaagagaaaccATTTAGTTGTGATGTTTGTGGTAAAAGATTTGGACAGAAGTGTAATCTTAAATCGCACATGAGggtgcatacaggagagaaaccattttCATGTGGTGACTGTAGTAAAAGCTTTAGTCATAAGTGTCAACTTAAAGCACAcatgagaattcacacaggagagaaaccattttGTTGCGTGAGCTGTGGTAGAAACTTTAGACATCAATCTAGTCTTAATACACACAtgcgagtccacacaggagagaaaccatttgGTTGTGATATGTGTGAATGGAAATTTAGCCAAAAGGTACTTCTTCAGAGACATATGAAAGCTCACACTGAAACAAATCCCATATGA